From the genome of Bombus pascuorum chromosome 2, iyBomPasc1.1, whole genome shotgun sequence, one region includes:
- the LOC132904692 gene encoding leucine-rich repeat-containing protein 15-like translates to MFLLLCLPLVVAVPLNPTLEGYDLELVDGILKDVRFRDKLIDELDLSGLGILRLEKNAFDNVPSLKSLNLANNSLESLPEFMFSNLTNLEYLSLAQNNLTSLENLFIRLEKLQVLNISCNPIIHLRRGHLFGLTKSTSILTEGNVLWSISTGTFTNSFLKDDEELKYLEKVKAEEYIEQPNDGIEKEIEKATESNVLKDFAPSTKSSIKKGQKLKLCIPNNILLSIEPLEDNKQVANGCLEIPVNEKERSVSLRGLGIKGFHEKWYQLQYLPLVSLDLANNEITEITKELLNDLPEDLIYVNLMGNRIRGIWSQVIENKYLKILNLRNNLIDKVEDDAFAKTNLTTLFLNGNQLENLSFASSLPDTLTELILAANQISAIPDTAFSNLPRLVYLNLANNKIQKLQNNVFKGLDSLQVLIITKNSLTDIERQAFSDLKQLTTLYLHRNSLAELQKGTFSELESLKDLNLAWNKLGKITADTFADLPQTLDFLHIDFNEINCLEKASFVNVPRFTLSLTGNKISSIPKGTFDLPTLRDLHLSNNTLTTIDGDSYEGLPQLKRLWLNENQINEIPKGSCKNLGSLSILDISKNPLQTLQNGALYGLSLVRGNFLYIYNNQLKELQGGVFEDI, encoded by the coding sequence ATGTTTCTTCTTCTGTGCTTGCCCTTGGTGGTAGCGGTGCCACTGAATCCAACCCTGGAAGGGTACGACTTGGAACTGGTGGATGGAATCCTGAAAGACGTACGATTCCGTGACAAACTCATCGACGAGCTGGATTTATCCGGCTTAGGAATTCTTCGCTTAGAGAAGAACGCTTTCGACAATGTACCGTCTCTAAAATCCTTGAACTTGGCCAATAACTCGCTCGAATCGCTTCCAGAATTCATGTTCTCCAATTTGACAAACTTAGAATACTTATCCTTAGCGCAGAACAACTTAACCAGCCTTGAAAACTTGTTCATCCGCTTGGAGAAGCTTCAGGTGTTGAACATCTCCTGCAACCCCATAATACACCTTCGTAGAGGACACTTGTTCGGTCTAACGAAATCCACCAGCATATTAACGGAAGGAAACGTTCTTTGGAGCATAAGCACGGGAACATTCACGAATTCGTTCCTGAAAGACGACGAAGAGTTGAAATACTTGGAGAAGGTGAAGGCCGAAGAATATATCGAACAACCGAACGACGgaatagaaaaagagatagaaaAGGCGACAGAGAGTAACGTGTTGAAGGATTTCGCGCCATCCACGAAATCGTCGATAAAGAAAGGCCAGAAGTTAAAATTGTGCATACCGAATAACATACTGCTATCTATAGAACCACTCGAAGACAATAAACAGGTGGCGAATGGATGTCTGGAGATACCAGtgaacgagaaagaaagatctGTCAGCCTCCGAGGATTAGGAATCAAAGGATTCCACGAAAAATGGTACCAATTACAATACCTTCCGTTAGTTTCTTTGGACCTTGCGAACAACGAGATCACAGAAATCACCAAGGAACTACTGAACGATCTTCCCGAGGATCTGATTTATGTGAATCTGATGGGTAACAGGATCAGAGGTATCTGGAGCCAGGTGATCGAAAACAAGTACCTAAAAATACTGAATCTTCGAAACAATCTCATAGACAAGGTGGAGGATGATGCTTTCGCGAAAACCAATTTGACTACCCTGTTTCTTAATGGAAATCAGCTGGAGAACCTTTCGTTCGCTTCTAGTTTGCCCGATACTCTGACAGAGCTGATATTAGCGGCAAACCAGATCTCTGCCATTCCCGACACGGCTTTCTCGAATCTGCCTCGTCTGGTCTACCTGAACCTGGCTAACAACAAGATTCAGAAACTGCAGAACAACGTATTTAAGGGGTTGGATTCGTTGCAGGTGTTGATTATCACTAAAAACAGCTTGACAGATATCGAACGTCAGGCGTTCTCCGATTTGAAACAATTGACTACTCTGTATCTTCATCGAAATAGTCTGGCAGAGCTTCAAAAGGGTACGTTCTCGGAATTGGAGAGTCTGAAGGACTTGAACCTGGCTTGGAATAAACTGGGTAAGATCACTGCCGACACTTTTGCGGATCTACCTCAGACTTTGGACTTCCTTCACATCGACTTCAACGAAATAAACTGCCTAGAGAAGGCTAGCTTCGTCAATGTTCCCAGATTTACGTTGTCTCTCACTGGAAATAAAATCTCGAGTATCCCAAAAGGAACCTTCGATCTACCTACACTTAGAGATTTGCATCTGAGTAACAATACCTTGACGACTATCGATGGAGACAGTTACGAAGGTCTGCCTCAATTGAAACGCCTTTGGTTAAATGAGAATCAAATCAACGAAATACCGAAAGGTTCCTGCAAGAATTTAGGAAGTTTGAGTATTCTGGATATTTCGAAGAATCCGCTGCAGACGCTACAAAACGGCGCTCTTTATGGACTGAGTTTGGTTAGAGGCAACTTCTTGTATATCTACAATAACCAACTGAAGGAACTGCAGGGTGGAGTttttgaagatatttaa